agagaaactaaatttggatgcttgaacggaccctgtattagaagatcctgcctcattggcagtgtccatggtgggacagatgacatgtccactaggtctgcataccaagtcctgcgtggccacacaggcactatcagaatcaccgaagccttctcctgcttgattctggcaaccagacgcgggaggagaggaaacggtggaaaaacataagccagattgaaggaccaaggcgctgctagagcatctatcaataccgccttgggatcccgggacctggacccgtagagaggaagtttggtgttctgacgggacgccatcagatccaactctggggtgccccatagctgagtcagctgggcaaatacctccgggtggagttcccactcccccgggtgaaaagtctgacgacttagaaaatccgcctcccaattgtctactcctgggatgtgaattgctgagagatggcaggagtgatcctccacccacctgattattttggttacttccgtcatcgctagggaactctttgtttccccctgatgattgacgtaagctacagccgtgatgttgtccgactgaaatctgatgaatttggccgccgctagttgaggccatgcctgaagagagttgaatatcgccctcagttccagaatgtttatcgggagaggagtttcttcccgagaccataagccctgagctttcagggagtcccagactgcaccccagaataACAGACTGGCGTCCgtcattacgatgatccactctggcctgcggaaacatattccttgagacaggtgatcctgagacaaccaccagagaagagaatctctggtctcctggtccaactgaatttgaggagacaaatctgcataatccccattccactgtttgagcatgcatagttgcagtggtctgaggtgtatccgagcaaaagggactattgtccattgccgcaaccattagtccgattgtctccatgcactgagccacagatggccaaggaatggaataaagagctcggcaagtagttaagagttttagctttctgacctccgacagaaatattttcatttctaccgagtctatcagggttcctaggaatggaactcttgtgaggggggagagagaactctttttgatgttcaccttccacccgtgagaccacagaaaggccaatacaatctccgtgtgagacttggttctttggaaagttgacacctgaattaagatgtcgtctaggtaaggcaccactgctatgccccgcggtcttagaaccgccaggagggaccctagcacctttgtgaaaattctgggagcagtggccaacccgaaaggaagagccacaaactgaaaatgcttgtccagaaaggcgaacccgagaaactggtgatgatctttgtggataggaatgaccagatacgcatcctttagatccacggtagtcatatattgaccctcctggatcataggcaagattgtccgaattgtctccatcttgactgatgggactctgaggaatttgtttagaattttgagatccaggattggtctgaaagttccttctttttttgggaaccacaaacaggtttgagtaaaaccccagtccttgttctgaaattggaactgggtggatcactcccattgtatgtagatcttctacacagcgtaaaaacgcctctctctgTCTGATCTGTAGAGCCTTCCCCttggagagtccttgaattctagaaggtatccctgggctacaatctctaatgcccaaggatcgtgtacatctcttgcccggcctgagcgaagagagagagtctgccccctactagatccggtcccggatcgggggctaccccttcatgctgtcttggtggcagctgcaggctttttggcctgtttaaccttattccagccctggtaaggcttccagtttgccttgggctgtgaagcgttaccctcttgctttgcagccggagaggatgaagcggggccgttcctgaaattgcgaaaggaacgaaaattagctttgttctttgttttaaaggctttgtcctgagggagagcatggccttttcccccggttatatctgaaataatctctttcaattcaggcccgaatagggtcttccctttgaaaggaatgttcaaaagcttggatttagacgacacatcggccgaccaggactttagccatagcgccctgcacgccaaaatggcgaaacctgaatttttcgctgctaacttagctatttggaaagcggcgtcagtgataaaagaatttgctagctttagagccttaattctatccataatttcctcacatgaggtctccgtctggagcgagtcttccagcgcctcaaaccagaaagcagctgcagtagttaaggaataatgcaggcaataggttggagaagaaaaccttgttgaacaaaaaatttcttaagtaaaccctctaacttcttatccatagggtctttaaaagcacaactgtcttcaattggtatggttgtgcatttagctagtgtagaaacagccccctccaccttaaggaccgtctgccacgaatcccgcatggggtcagatatggggaacattttcttaaaaacaggaggggggacaaaagggacacctggcctatcccactccctagtaacgatatccgcaatcctcttagggaccggaaacgcatccgtgtaaacagggacctctaggtacttgtccattttacacaatatctctgggatcaccaaagggtcacagtcatccagagtagctaatacctccctaagtaaaacatggaggtgttctagtttaaatttaaaagccaatgtatctgaatctgtctggggaggaacccttcctgaatcagagacttctccctcagacatcaaatccctcgctcccacttcagagcgttgtgagggtatatcggatacggctaccaaagcgtcagaatgctcataatctgttcttaaaactgagctatcacgctttgcaggtaacacgggcagtttagataagaaggctgtaagagaattatccatgactgccgctaagtcttgtaatgtaaaagggttagacgcactagaggtactaggcgtcgcttgcgcgggggcgtaactggttgtgacacttggggagaggcagacgggctaccctcgttaccctcagtctgagaatcatcttgagccacattcttaagtgcaacaatatgatctttaaagtgtatagacatatcagtacatgtgggacacattctgagagggggatccaccatggcttctaaacacattgaacaaggattttccttagtgtcagacatgtttaacagactagtagagtacacaaacaggcttggaatcactttaatcaaataaacacaatttgaaaaaaaacgttactgtgcctttaagagataaaaagatcaCACAatttttacaaaacggtgaaaaatgcagcaatcttactgaaattttcacagtatgtagctaaagccttaataagattgcaccccaagtttcaaaacgattaaccccttaatgaccaaaccggagcagcctaaagccaacacctggttaaatcactacagcaccttgccacagccttgctgtggccctaccttcccttagggatcagatttgggggaatatagctttttttaggccctcaaacatcagcaggaccctctatgtgaaacagcatgaacttatctgcaattctaactgtgcatctgaggcaattaggcccctccaaCTCTACTCCGGCTGTGAGGCCtaataaatcactcctaagtgactaaaaaacagccctgtggtaataaccccagaaaaaaaccccaaaagggctttcaaagtgtcttgcaaaaagatttttccttagccaaacaatcgattgccctgaataagtgtcaaccagtatattagtcctattatgtaagcattcaattccttactaagtctgtgaacatagcttaccctcccctcatggggatattgtcagtccttctagcattatctcagtcttgtctagaaataaatgactgaacataccttattgcagatcaccctgcaaactgttccccccaactgaagttttctggtactcctcagtcctgtgtgggaacagcagtggattttagttacaacatgctaaaatcattttcctctcagcagaaatcttcatcacttttctgctagagagtaaatagtacaaaccggtaccatttaaaataaacttttgattgaagataataaaactacaattctaacaccacattcactttacactcccgagagagaccctagtgcttagagccagcaaagagaatgactggggggtggagctatatggacagctttgctgtgtgctctctttgccacttcctgtagggaatgagaatatcccacaagtaaaggatgaatccgtggactggatacaccttgcaagagaaagattCCCCATTTTTAAACAAGCAGTCATATCTATGCTGTATGATGTCATAACACAATGACAATATCTATAAAAGAAATTCCACAAACCCAAGTAAAGCAGACGGTGTCACCGGAGTAGACTGTATAGATAATATAGATATGTAAAGAATTAAAGTATGGTAGTTTCTTTTTGAATTCCCCAATCTCGTAATAAACTGAAAAGCTAGTAGCAACAAACTGAGGTCTGACAACAAAGAATTAACAAGCTACCTGTTGTCGGTCCACAGGAGACAATGTTGGTGCAATGCCAACTGTTCTGGACCCATCCAAGCTGTTTTTAGTGAGTGCTAGCGGTTGATCCATAGTAAGAGTTGGAATAGATGCATATAAATGATTTCCATGTAGACTCATGTTTGGTGCTGCAGCTCTCTCTATTGGGCTTCGGCTTCTGTCCCTGTGATCTTTTCGGTAATCCCCATTAATAGTCTTGCTTctacagaggggaaaaaaaaaaaaagtttaaaaatgtttttttattttaatccatcACATATGTATACTGAGAATTTGATTTTGATTCTAAATTAGTTGGCAAATAATGCAAATACTGCATTGTTAAATGGTTCAGAATTGCAATAAGACACTACCAGGCAacacatacatgataaaaagacaatgcaatggcacttagtctgaacctcaaatgagtagtaggtttttttctgacaaatttcaaagttatgtctatgtccactccccctgtaccatgtggcacccttcagccaatcacaaatgcatatacgtatattctgtgaattctcagtaggagctggtgactcaaaaagtgtaaatataaaataaaactgtcaagatcaaaagtgatacaaacataaaaagtatctgccaagtggatactcacaaagagcttagcactcgcaagtaatgcatacaggcgggctgacctttgtacagcagtcagtacgctgaatgtgtggaagtcgtgtcggaaataatggagttggcactcgcaagtagtgcattagggcaggctgaccttcatacagcagtcagcacgctggtaGTTAgtagctgtagctgttatcggcttaGGCTTGTCCTCTGCACACCGGCGTGTGTACTGAATACTCAGCTGTAGCTCAGCTGTTTGCTGAGGGAAGGAAATCCTCTAGGTATGACGTGAACACACCAAAAAATGCACCTGAGGCTTGTTGCAGGCTCAGAATACACAAGGTGCATACAAATTAGTAGGTCACAGAATGGGTgactaaaataatttaaaagagaTTTATTTAAGAGCTTAAGAGTttacttacctgatgaaacggccagtgagctttatcggccgagaaacgcattgttttagctcttaaataaatctcttttaaattatttttacctaacattttgtccgccgacttccttttttattggcaatttcaaaaaacattttagtCACCCATTCTGTGACCTACTAATTTGTATGCACCTTGTGTATTCTAAGCCTGCAACAAGCCTCAGGTGCATTTTTTGGTGTGTTCACGTCATACCTAGAGGATTTCCTTCCCTCAGCAAACAGCTGAGCTACAGCCGAGTATTCAGTACACACGCCGGTGTGCAGAGGACAAGCCtaagccgataacagctacagctacTAACTACAGCTACTAACtaccagcgtgctgactgctgtatgaaggtcagcctgccctaatgcactacttgcgagtgccaactccattatttccgacacgacttccacacattcagcgtactgactgctgtacaaaggtcagcccgcctgtatgcactacttgcgagtgctaagctctttgtgagtatccacttggcagatactttttatgtttgtatcacttttgatcttgacgatattacaccattaggcgctctctttgtgttttctatttttcagttcaaccgatttaccaccggtttggagtggagcagccttccagaattattgatttcaacaGTGTTGATTTCACCTGTCTATCATTGACTCTGCACTttatgtgaaatcgtttgtatttttatatatatatttttttaatattttattacattCTATCTATTGTCAATATATGTCTGTATCACTTGATTCATACGTATGCACTTTTTTTTgggatgaagtttttgtgagtACACACCACCATTTATGTGAAGTTACTTATTCATTCAACTAGACACATTCAGTTTCTTAGGTATACACCTTTAaaaacattgtatttcttttgcGTTTATATTCACTTAGGTGCCAATACCACTATTAGATTCATATTTCGAACACGTCTTTTTTTGTCACGTTAGCACAGATTTACACGCACATTTTTTGTGCATCagtatagcgcaccctattgtatgattttatatcgtactTTTTTTACTTCAAAATAAAACTGTGCAGatattgttaatggaagtaaattggaaagagttatataaaatatcaaaactatataaatataccctGAACCGGAGGACTAACAAAATCTCTCCAGTCAGGTAGTGCTGGATGCAAGTggttacagtttgtttttttacaaaagaggAAAGTAGCATCCAATAAGCACACAAAGGAAACATATTAATAATCCAAACAATATTTTGGAAAAAAGGTGGGAGTCTTACCCTTAAACAAATGAGGAACAAAAAGAAAATAACTAAAACTTagcttatccaccaatcagcacaaacaacccaggttcaccaaaaatggttggaatctaaacttacattcttgcttttcaaataaagataccaagagaatgaagaaaatgtgataataggagaaaattagaaagttgcttaaaaacataatttatgcttacctgataaatttatttctcttgtagtgtagtcagtccacgggtcatccattacttatggaatatatctcttcctaacaggaagctgcaagaggatcacccaagcagagctgctatatagctcctcccctcacatgtcatattcagtcattcgaccaaagcagacgagaaaggagaaaccatagggtgcagtggtgactggagtttaattaaaatttagatctgccttaaagacagggcgggccgtggactgactacactacaagagaaataaatgtatcaggtaagcataaattatgttttctcttgttaagtgtagtcagtccacgggtcatccattacttatggaataccaataccaaagctaaagtacacggatgaagggagggacaaggcaggaacattaaacagaaggaaccactgcctgaagtacctttctcccaaaaatagcctccgaagaagcaaaagtgtcaaatttgtaaaattttgaaaaggtgtgaagcgaagaccaagtcgcggccttgcaaatctgttcaacagaggcctcatttttaaaggcccaggtggaagccacagctctagtagaatgagctgtaatactttcaggaggctgctgtccagcagtctcataggctaaacgtattatgctacgaagccaaaaagagagagaggtagccgaagccttttgacctcttctctgtccagagtaaacgacaaacagggaagaagtttgacgaaaatctttagttgcctgcaaatagaacttcagggcacggactacgtccagattatgcaaaagacgttccttctttgaagaagggttaggacacagtgatggaacaacaatctcttgattgatattcctgttagtaactaccttaggtaagaacccaggtttagtacgcagaactaccttgtctgaatgaaaaatcagataaggagaatcacaatgtaaggcagataactcagagactcttcgagccgaggaaatagccatcaaaaacaaaaccttccaggataacagcttgatatcaatggaatgaaggggttcaaatggaacgccttgaagaacattatgaactaagtttaagctccacggcggagcaacagtcttaaacacaggcttaatcctagttaaagcctgaacgtctggaacttcagccagacgtttgtgtagaagaatagacagagcagaaatctgtccctttaacgaactagcagataagccattttctaaaccctcttgtagaaaggacaatatcctaggaatcctaaccttactccatgagtaactcttggattcgcaccaatataaatatttacgccatatcttatggtaaatttttctggtaacaggcttcctagcctgtattaaggtatcaataaccgactccgagaagccacgctttgatagaatcaagcgttcaatctccatgcagtcagcctcagagaaattagatttggatggttgaaaggaccctgaattagaaggtcctgtctcagaggcagagaccacggtggacaggacgacatgtccactaagtctgcataccaggtcctgcgtggccacgcaggcgctatcagaatcaccgaagctctctcctgtttgatcttggcaatcaaacgaggaagcatcgggaacggtgaaaacacataagccatgttgaagacccaaggggctgtcagagcatctatcagcaccgctcccgggtccctggacctggattcgtaacaaggaagcttggcgttctgacgagacgccatgagatccagatctggtttgccccaacgatgaatcagttgagcaaagacctccggatgaagttcccactcccccggatgaaaagtctggcgacttagaaaatccgcctcccagttctccacgcctgggatgtaaatcgctgacaggtggcaagagtgagactctgcccagcgaattatctttgagacttccaacatcgctagggaacttctggttcccccttgatggttgatgtaagccacagtcgtgatgttgtccgactgaaatctgatgaacctcagagatgctaactgaggccaagctaggagagcattgaatattgctcttaattccagaatatttattgggaggagtttctcctcctgagtccataatccctgagctttcagggagttccagactgcgccccagcctagaaggctggcgtctgttgttacaatcgtccaatctggcctgcgaaaggtcatccccttggacagatgtggccgagaattccaccatagaagagaatctctggtctcttgatccagatttagtaggggggacaaatctgagtaatccccgttccactgacttagcatgcagaattgcagcggtctgagatgcaggcgcgcaaatggtactatgtccatcgccgctaccattaagccgattacttccatgcactgagctactgacgggtgtggaatggaatgaaggacacggcaagcatttagaagttttaataacctggcttctgtcaggtaaattttcatctctacagaatctataagagtccctagaaggggaactcttgtaagtggtaatagagaactcttttccacgttcaccttccacccatgcgacctcagaaatgccagaactatctctgtatgagacttggcagtttgaaaacttgacgcttgtatcagaatgtcgtctaggtacggagtcaccgctatgcctcgcggtctttgtaccgccagaagtgagcccagaactgttgtaaagattcttggagccgtagctaatccgaagggaagagctacaaactggtaatgcctgtctaggaaagcaaatcttaggtaccgataatgatccttgtgaatcggtatgtgaaggtaggcatcctttaagtccactgtggtcatgtactgaccctcttggatcatgggaaggatggttcgaatagtttccattttgaatgatggaactcttagaaatttgtttaggatttttaagtccaagattggtctgaaggttccctctttcttgggaaccacaaatagatttgaatagaatccctgcccgtgttccgtccgcggaactgggtggatcacccccattagtaagaggtcttgtacacagcgtagaaacgcctctttctttatttggtttgctgataaccttgaaagatgaaatctccctcgtggaggagaagttttgaagtccaggagatatccctgagatatgatctccaacgcccagggatcctggacatctcttgcccaagcctgggcgaagagagaaagtctgccccccactagatccgtttccggatagggggccctctcttcatgctgtcttgggggcagcagcaggtttcttggcctgcttgcccttgttccaggactggttaactttccagccctgcctgtaacgagcaacagctccttcctgttttggagcggaggaagttgatgctgctcctgccttgaagttacgaaaggcacgaaaattagaatgtttggcctttgatttggccctgtcctgaggtagagcatggcccttacctcccgtaatgtcagctataatttctttcaagccgggcccaaataaggtctgccctttgaaaggaatattaagcaatttagatttagaagtcacgtcagctgaccaggatttaagccatagcgctctgcgcgcttggatggcgaatccggagttcttagctgtaagtttggttaaatgtacgacagcatcagaaacaaatgcgttagctagcttaagtgctttaagcttgttcataatttcatccaatggagctgtgcgaatggcctcttccagagactcaaaccagaatgccgccgcagcagtgacaggcgcaatgcatgcaaggggctgtaagataaaaccttgttgaacaaacattttcttaaggtaaccctctaatttcttatccattggatctgaaaaggcacaactatcctccaccgggatagtggtacgcttagctaaagtagaaactgctccctccaccttagggaccgtctgccataagtctcgtgtggaggcgtctataggaaacattttcctaaatatgggaggaggggaaaaaggcacaccaggtctatcccactccttgctaataatctctgtaagccttttaggtataggaaacacgtcaatacacaccggtaccgcatagtatctatccaacctacataatttttctggaattgcaaccgtgttacaatcattcagagccgctaatacctcccctagcaatatgcggaggttctcaagcttaaatttaaaattagaaatttctgaatccagtctccctggatcagatccgtcacccacagaatgaagctctccgtcttcacgttctgcaaactgtgacgcagtatctgacatggctctcacctcatccgcgcgctctatccttaacccagagctatcgcgcttgcctcttaattctggcaaattagataatacttctgtcataacagtagccatgtcttgcaaagtgatttgtaagggcctccctgatgtacttggcgccacaaaatcacgcacctcctgagcgggaggcgaaggtactgacacgtgaggagagttagtcggcataactttcccctcgtctggtgataatttctttacatgtaaagatggacttttatttaaagtaacatcaatgcaattagtacacaaatttctattgggctccacattggcctttaaacatagtgaacaaagagattcatctgtgtcagacatgtttaaacagactagcaatgagactagcaagcttggaaatacttttctaaataaatttacaagcaatataaaaaacgctactgtgcctttaagaagcacaaaaagctgtcacagttgaaataacaatgaaccaaaatagttatagcaaccaatttttcacagtaaatgtattaagttagcaaaggattgcacccaccagcaaatggatga
The nucleotide sequence above comes from Bombina bombina isolate aBomBom1 chromosome 7, aBomBom1.pri, whole genome shotgun sequence. Encoded proteins:
- the VGLL4 gene encoding transcription cofactor vestigial-like protein 4, which produces FPLCRSKTINGDYRKDHRDRSRSPIERAAAPNMSLHGNHLYASIPTLTMDQPLALTKNSLDGSRTVGIAPTLSPVDRQQNRPSVITCAPASNRNCNFSHCPVAHSGCVSAMPTNFRRTSNSKLFFLIFFYGV